A genomic window from Scophthalmus maximus strain ysfricsl-2021 chromosome 17, ASM2237912v1, whole genome shotgun sequence includes:
- the map3k14a gene encoding mitogen-activated protein kinase kinase kinase 14 isoform X3, with translation MCREVLLDPADEMAVRQRIFNSTAPFSGSPQAELKGSYPSCSAADQETEEEEEEEEGKDSKMGYPHFSPLLNKLLTHGTAEQVGEMPLKTSIFIAQAECETQDSQEFSPSCFERSFVPSPNCFTSSLPSEHNNVACPTTASVQGPGSSSAQIRPRKKTRRRQKRKVKKREPGTNEKQQHRHRMLSGVPEQESGSSLVQILEESSLGGRSCSSVESSEEQDLRGPPLYSRQIYNTGSGCSPLNWRDQVCGPLSSVRSLGQDSDSDSLSSLGDCSLALAGLRGSVSQGDPCYARPFFNAVERDAREEADELDELSAADSVSNEGIIFYNDKIQPVDSEYKEGREFILSNFIKEGSYGEVHSAQDVNTGFRFAVKKIALKRFSSEEVGAWSALRSPCVVELFGVIREGTNVVLFMDHKSGSLGQLIAERGRLPEDLSLHYHSQVLTGLEYLVKKKVVHLDIKADNVLLSEDGRDSFLCDFGHAERLDNQGQSLSGSNDMKGTETHMAPEIVKGEPRGAKADVWSSCCMLLHALNGCQPWTRYYTCRLYLKIADEPPPLREIPPDCSPLTAEVLKAGLQKDPVKRASASDLKEKALRALKEVGGLTSPARGPHTEPLYVVNKSPDSLQLINSSIDYDDEEKERQESVEDLITAERKTKGLDEEEEEEEGDSKRCLQFCPQTLIHEPNHKRGNKITTVSELELRKLERDFYLSSLSQPQSAEMQVQLLSCLSSEAYSNWEPWDKKDSGRWSLSPGDDFSSGVFSYNSQPDVQVFSMDLLGHTQLPQPCCFEGVDVCIRDFSRRSIRIRETRRVKVGHIATGISDQISERVFTLETQEGQRIAHDEEVQESGLELCCVPAPDFSHAWRWRIRDGVLETR, from the exons ATGTGCAGAGAGGTTTTATTAG ATCCAGCAGATGAAATGGCGGTGAGGCAGAGGATTTTCAACTCGACAGCGCCGTTCTCCGGGTCGCCCCAGGCCGAGCTGAAGGGGTCCTACCCATCATGCTCAGCGGCCGAccaggagacggaggaggaggaggaggaggaggaggggaaggacaGCAAAATGGGCTACCCACATTTCAGCCCTTTACTAAATAAACTCTTGACACATGGAACTGCCGAGCAAGTGGGCGAAATGCCACTGAAGACCTCCATTTTCATCGCTCAGGCTGAAT GCGAAACCCAGGACTCCCAGGAGTTTAGTCCATCTTGTTTTGAACGATCCTTCGTTCCCTCCCCCAACTGCTTCACCAGCAG TCTTCCCTCGGAGCACAACAATGTCGCCTGCCCAACAACAGCCTCCGTCCAGGGGCCGGGCAGCTCGTCCGCTCAGATCAGACCCAGGAAAAAGACCAGGAGGAGACAGAAGCGCAAGGTGAAGAAAAGAGAGCCGGGGACAAACGAGAAGCAGCAACACAGACACCGAATGCTTTCTGGAGTCCCTGAACAGGAGAGTGGAAGTTCTCTTGTCCAGATCCTG GAGGAGTCGTCGCTCGGcgggagaagctgcagcagcgtcGAAAGCTCCGAGGAGCAGGACCTCCGAGGGCCTCCTCTCTACAGCCGACAGATTTACAACACAGGCTCCGGCTGCTCTCCTCTGAACTGGAGGGACCAGGTGTGCGGCCCCCTCTCCAGCGTCCGCTCCCTCGGCCAGGACAGCGACTCGGACTCGCTCAGCAGTTTGGGAGACTGCTCGCTGGCCCTCGCCGGCCTCAGGGGCAGTGTCAGTCAGGGGGACCCCTGCTACGCTAGGCCCTTTTTCAACGCCGTGGAGAGGGACGCGAGAGAAGAAGCAGATGAATTAGATGAGCTCTCAGCGGCCGACTCTGTCAGCAACGAGGGAATAATCTTTTACAATGAC aaAATTCAACCTGTAGACTCAGAGTACAAGGAAGGGAGGGAGTTCATCCTCTCCAATTTTATCAAGGAAGGCTCCTACGGAGAAGTGCACAGTGCTCAAGATGTCAACACAGGCTTCAGATTTGCTGTTAAAAAG ATCGCCTTGAAGAGGTTCAGCAGCGAGGAGGTGGGTGCGTGGAGTGCCCTCAGATCTCCTTGCGTGGTGGAGCTGTTCGGGGTGATCAGAGAGGGGACGAATGTTGTCCTCTTCATGGACCACAAATCTG gctCTCTTGGCCAGCTGATCGCTGAGCGCGGCCGGCTGCCAGAGGATTTAAGTCTCCACTACCACTCACAAGTCCTAACAGGGCTGGAGTACTTGGTGAAGAAAAAAGTGGTTCACCTCGACATTAAAG CTGACAATGTGTTGCTGTCGGAGGACGGTCGAGACTCCTTCCTGTGCGACTTTGGACACGCAGAGAGACTTGACAATCAGGGACAGAGCCTCAGTGGGTCCAACG ACATGAAGGGCACAGAGACCCACATGGCCCCTGAGATCGTCAAAGGGGAACCCCGCGGAGCCAAAGCAGATgtgtggagcagctgctgtaTGTTACTGCACGCGCTCAACGGGTGTCAACCGTGGACAAGATACTACACCTGCAGACTTTACCTGAAG ATTGCCGACGAGCCCCCGCCCCTGAGAGAGATCCCACCGGACTGTAGCCCTCTCACCGCTGAAGTTCTCAAGGCGGGACTCCAAAAGGATCCGGTCAAGAGAGCATCAGCATCTGACCTGAAAGAAAAAGCCCTCAGAGCTCTGAAAGAAG TTGGAGGACTCACCAGCCCAGCGAGGGGACCCCACACAGAGCCCCTGTACGTCGTCAACAAATCCCCAGACTCGCTGCAACTCATCAACAGCAGTATCGACTATGACGACGAGGAGAAGGAACGTCAGGAGTCCGTCGAGGACTTGATCACAgcggagaggaagacaaagggactcgatgaggaggaggaagaagaggagggtgatTCAAAACGCTGTTTGCAGTTCTGTCCACAGACGCTGATCCATGAGCCAAACCACAAGAGAGGCAACAAAATAACAACGGTGTCTGAACTTGAGCTACGTAAACTGGAGCGAG atttCTACCTGAGCAGTCTGTCCCAGCCGCAGTCTGCTGAGATGCAGGTGCAGCTCTTGTCTTGTCTCAGCAGTGAAGCTTATTCAAACTGGGAACCGTGGGACAAAAAG GACTCTGGCCGCTGGTCCCTGAGCCCAGGAGACGACTTCAGCTCCGGTGTCTTCTCCTACAACAGTCAGCCGGATGTGCAGGTCTTCAGCATGGATTTGCTGGGTCACACACAGCTACCACAACCCTGTTGTTTTGAAG GGGTGGATGTCTGCATCAGAGACTTCAGCAGGAGAAGCATCCGGATCAGAGAGACACGCCGGGTGAAGGTGGGCCACATCGCCACAGGGATTAGTGATCAG atctctGAGAGAGTGTTCACTCTGGAGACGCAGGAGGGACAGCGGATCGCTCATGATGAGGAGGTGCAGGAATCGGGTCTGGAACTCTGCTGTGTTCCTGCTCCAGACTTCAGCCACgcctggaggtggaggatcAGAGACGGAGTTCTGGAGACAAGATAG
- the map3k14a gene encoding mitogen-activated protein kinase kinase kinase 14 isoform X4 produces MAVRQRIFNSTAPFSGSPQAELKGSYPSCSAADQETEEEEEEEEGKDSKMGYPHFSPLLNKLLTHGTAEQVGEMPLKTSIFIAQAECETQDSQEFSPSCFERSFVPSPNCFTSSLPSEHNNVACPTTASVQGPGSSSAQIRPRKKTRRRQKRKVKKREPGTNEKQQHRHRMLSGVPEQESGSSLVQILEESSLGGRSCSSVESSEEQDLRGPPLYSRQIYNTGSGCSPLNWRDQVCGPLSSVRSLGQDSDSDSLSSLGDCSLALAGLRGSVSQGDPCYARPFFNAVERDAREEADELDELSAADSVSNEGIIFYNDKIQPVDSEYKEGREFILSNFIKEGSYGEVHSAQDVNTGFRFAVKKIALKRFSSEEVGAWSALRSPCVVELFGVIREGTNVVLFMDHKSGSLGQLIAERGRLPEDLSLHYHSQVLTGLEYLVKKKVVHLDIKADNVLLSEDGRDSFLCDFGHAERLDNQGQSLSGSNDMKGTETHMAPEIVKGEPRGAKADVWSSCCMLLHALNGCQPWTRYYTCRLYLKIADEPPPLREIPPDCSPLTAEVLKAGLQKDPVKRASASDLKEKALRALKEVGGLTSPARGPHTEPLYVVNKSPDSLQLINSSIDYDDEEKERQESVEDLITAERKTKGLDEEEEEEEGDSKRCLQFCPQTLIHEPNHKRGNKITTVSELELRKLERDFYLSSLSQPQSAEMQVQLLSCLSSEAYSNWEPWDKKDSGRWSLSPGDDFSSGVFSYNSQPDVQVFSMDLLGHTQLPQPCCFEGVDVCIRDFSRRSIRIRETRRVKVGHIATGISDQISERVFTLETQEGQRIAHDEEVQESGLELCCVPAPDFSHAWRWRIRDGVLETR; encoded by the exons ATGGCGGTGAGGCAGAGGATTTTCAACTCGACAGCGCCGTTCTCCGGGTCGCCCCAGGCCGAGCTGAAGGGGTCCTACCCATCATGCTCAGCGGCCGAccaggagacggaggaggaggaggaggaggaggaggggaaggacaGCAAAATGGGCTACCCACATTTCAGCCCTTTACTAAATAAACTCTTGACACATGGAACTGCCGAGCAAGTGGGCGAAATGCCACTGAAGACCTCCATTTTCATCGCTCAGGCTGAAT GCGAAACCCAGGACTCCCAGGAGTTTAGTCCATCTTGTTTTGAACGATCCTTCGTTCCCTCCCCCAACTGCTTCACCAGCAG TCTTCCCTCGGAGCACAACAATGTCGCCTGCCCAACAACAGCCTCCGTCCAGGGGCCGGGCAGCTCGTCCGCTCAGATCAGACCCAGGAAAAAGACCAGGAGGAGACAGAAGCGCAAGGTGAAGAAAAGAGAGCCGGGGACAAACGAGAAGCAGCAACACAGACACCGAATGCTTTCTGGAGTCCCTGAACAGGAGAGTGGAAGTTCTCTTGTCCAGATCCTG GAGGAGTCGTCGCTCGGcgggagaagctgcagcagcgtcGAAAGCTCCGAGGAGCAGGACCTCCGAGGGCCTCCTCTCTACAGCCGACAGATTTACAACACAGGCTCCGGCTGCTCTCCTCTGAACTGGAGGGACCAGGTGTGCGGCCCCCTCTCCAGCGTCCGCTCCCTCGGCCAGGACAGCGACTCGGACTCGCTCAGCAGTTTGGGAGACTGCTCGCTGGCCCTCGCCGGCCTCAGGGGCAGTGTCAGTCAGGGGGACCCCTGCTACGCTAGGCCCTTTTTCAACGCCGTGGAGAGGGACGCGAGAGAAGAAGCAGATGAATTAGATGAGCTCTCAGCGGCCGACTCTGTCAGCAACGAGGGAATAATCTTTTACAATGAC aaAATTCAACCTGTAGACTCAGAGTACAAGGAAGGGAGGGAGTTCATCCTCTCCAATTTTATCAAGGAAGGCTCCTACGGAGAAGTGCACAGTGCTCAAGATGTCAACACAGGCTTCAGATTTGCTGTTAAAAAG ATCGCCTTGAAGAGGTTCAGCAGCGAGGAGGTGGGTGCGTGGAGTGCCCTCAGATCTCCTTGCGTGGTGGAGCTGTTCGGGGTGATCAGAGAGGGGACGAATGTTGTCCTCTTCATGGACCACAAATCTG gctCTCTTGGCCAGCTGATCGCTGAGCGCGGCCGGCTGCCAGAGGATTTAAGTCTCCACTACCACTCACAAGTCCTAACAGGGCTGGAGTACTTGGTGAAGAAAAAAGTGGTTCACCTCGACATTAAAG CTGACAATGTGTTGCTGTCGGAGGACGGTCGAGACTCCTTCCTGTGCGACTTTGGACACGCAGAGAGACTTGACAATCAGGGACAGAGCCTCAGTGGGTCCAACG ACATGAAGGGCACAGAGACCCACATGGCCCCTGAGATCGTCAAAGGGGAACCCCGCGGAGCCAAAGCAGATgtgtggagcagctgctgtaTGTTACTGCACGCGCTCAACGGGTGTCAACCGTGGACAAGATACTACACCTGCAGACTTTACCTGAAG ATTGCCGACGAGCCCCCGCCCCTGAGAGAGATCCCACCGGACTGTAGCCCTCTCACCGCTGAAGTTCTCAAGGCGGGACTCCAAAAGGATCCGGTCAAGAGAGCATCAGCATCTGACCTGAAAGAAAAAGCCCTCAGAGCTCTGAAAGAAG TTGGAGGACTCACCAGCCCAGCGAGGGGACCCCACACAGAGCCCCTGTACGTCGTCAACAAATCCCCAGACTCGCTGCAACTCATCAACAGCAGTATCGACTATGACGACGAGGAGAAGGAACGTCAGGAGTCCGTCGAGGACTTGATCACAgcggagaggaagacaaagggactcgatgaggaggaggaagaagaggagggtgatTCAAAACGCTGTTTGCAGTTCTGTCCACAGACGCTGATCCATGAGCCAAACCACAAGAGAGGCAACAAAATAACAACGGTGTCTGAACTTGAGCTACGTAAACTGGAGCGAG atttCTACCTGAGCAGTCTGTCCCAGCCGCAGTCTGCTGAGATGCAGGTGCAGCTCTTGTCTTGTCTCAGCAGTGAAGCTTATTCAAACTGGGAACCGTGGGACAAAAAG GACTCTGGCCGCTGGTCCCTGAGCCCAGGAGACGACTTCAGCTCCGGTGTCTTCTCCTACAACAGTCAGCCGGATGTGCAGGTCTTCAGCATGGATTTGCTGGGTCACACACAGCTACCACAACCCTGTTGTTTTGAAG GGGTGGATGTCTGCATCAGAGACTTCAGCAGGAGAAGCATCCGGATCAGAGAGACACGCCGGGTGAAGGTGGGCCACATCGCCACAGGGATTAGTGATCAG atctctGAGAGAGTGTTCACTCTGGAGACGCAGGAGGGACAGCGGATCGCTCATGATGAGGAGGTGCAGGAATCGGGTCTGGAACTCTGCTGTGTTCCTGCTCCAGACTTCAGCCACgcctggaggtggaggatcAGAGACGGAGTTCTGGAGACAAGATAG
- the map3k14a gene encoding mitogen-activated protein kinase kinase kinase 14 isoform X1 gives MRRSDDRHRPTPSIHNWKLDPADEMAVRQRIFNSTAPFSGSPQAELKGSYPSCSAADQETEEEEEEEEGKDSKMGYPHFSPLLNKLLTHGTAEQVGEMPLKTSIFIAQAECETQDSQEFSPSCFERSFVPSPNCFTSSLPSEHNNVACPTTASVQGPGSSSAQIRPRKKTRRRQKRKVKKREPGTNEKQQHRHRMLSGVPEQESGSSLVQILEESSLGGRSCSSVESSEEQDLRGPPLYSRQIYNTGSGCSPLNWRDQVCGPLSSVRSLGQDSDSDSLSSLGDCSLALAGLRGSVSQGDPCYARPFFNAVERDAREEADELDELSAADSVSNEGIIFYNDKIQPVDSEYKEGREFILSNFIKEGSYGEVHSAQDVNTGFRFAVKKIALKRFSSEEVGAWSALRSPCVVELFGVIREGTNVVLFMDHKSGSLGQLIAERGRLPEDLSLHYHSQVLTGLEYLVKKKVVHLDIKADNVLLSEDGRDSFLCDFGHAERLDNQGQSLSGSNDMKGTETHMAPEIVKGEPRGAKADVWSSCCMLLHALNGCQPWTRYYTCRLYLKIADEPPPLREIPPDCSPLTAEVLKAGLQKDPVKRASASDLKEKALRALKEVGGLTSPARGPHTEPLYVVNKSPDSLQLINSSIDYDDEEKERQESVEDLITAERKTKGLDEEEEEEEGDSKRCLQFCPQTLIHEPNHKRGNKITTVSELELRKLERDFYLSSLSQPQSAEMQVQLLSCLSSEAYSNWEPWDKKDSGRWSLSPGDDFSSGVFSYNSQPDVQVFSMDLLGHTQLPQPCCFEGVDVCIRDFSRRSIRIRETRRVKVGHIATGISDQISERVFTLETQEGQRIAHDEEVQESGLELCCVPAPDFSHAWRWRIRDGVLETR, from the exons ATCCAGCAGATGAAATGGCGGTGAGGCAGAGGATTTTCAACTCGACAGCGCCGTTCTCCGGGTCGCCCCAGGCCGAGCTGAAGGGGTCCTACCCATCATGCTCAGCGGCCGAccaggagacggaggaggaggaggaggaggaggaggggaaggacaGCAAAATGGGCTACCCACATTTCAGCCCTTTACTAAATAAACTCTTGACACATGGAACTGCCGAGCAAGTGGGCGAAATGCCACTGAAGACCTCCATTTTCATCGCTCAGGCTGAAT GCGAAACCCAGGACTCCCAGGAGTTTAGTCCATCTTGTTTTGAACGATCCTTCGTTCCCTCCCCCAACTGCTTCACCAGCAG TCTTCCCTCGGAGCACAACAATGTCGCCTGCCCAACAACAGCCTCCGTCCAGGGGCCGGGCAGCTCGTCCGCTCAGATCAGACCCAGGAAAAAGACCAGGAGGAGACAGAAGCGCAAGGTGAAGAAAAGAGAGCCGGGGACAAACGAGAAGCAGCAACACAGACACCGAATGCTTTCTGGAGTCCCTGAACAGGAGAGTGGAAGTTCTCTTGTCCAGATCCTG GAGGAGTCGTCGCTCGGcgggagaagctgcagcagcgtcGAAAGCTCCGAGGAGCAGGACCTCCGAGGGCCTCCTCTCTACAGCCGACAGATTTACAACACAGGCTCCGGCTGCTCTCCTCTGAACTGGAGGGACCAGGTGTGCGGCCCCCTCTCCAGCGTCCGCTCCCTCGGCCAGGACAGCGACTCGGACTCGCTCAGCAGTTTGGGAGACTGCTCGCTGGCCCTCGCCGGCCTCAGGGGCAGTGTCAGTCAGGGGGACCCCTGCTACGCTAGGCCCTTTTTCAACGCCGTGGAGAGGGACGCGAGAGAAGAAGCAGATGAATTAGATGAGCTCTCAGCGGCCGACTCTGTCAGCAACGAGGGAATAATCTTTTACAATGAC aaAATTCAACCTGTAGACTCAGAGTACAAGGAAGGGAGGGAGTTCATCCTCTCCAATTTTATCAAGGAAGGCTCCTACGGAGAAGTGCACAGTGCTCAAGATGTCAACACAGGCTTCAGATTTGCTGTTAAAAAG ATCGCCTTGAAGAGGTTCAGCAGCGAGGAGGTGGGTGCGTGGAGTGCCCTCAGATCTCCTTGCGTGGTGGAGCTGTTCGGGGTGATCAGAGAGGGGACGAATGTTGTCCTCTTCATGGACCACAAATCTG gctCTCTTGGCCAGCTGATCGCTGAGCGCGGCCGGCTGCCAGAGGATTTAAGTCTCCACTACCACTCACAAGTCCTAACAGGGCTGGAGTACTTGGTGAAGAAAAAAGTGGTTCACCTCGACATTAAAG CTGACAATGTGTTGCTGTCGGAGGACGGTCGAGACTCCTTCCTGTGCGACTTTGGACACGCAGAGAGACTTGACAATCAGGGACAGAGCCTCAGTGGGTCCAACG ACATGAAGGGCACAGAGACCCACATGGCCCCTGAGATCGTCAAAGGGGAACCCCGCGGAGCCAAAGCAGATgtgtggagcagctgctgtaTGTTACTGCACGCGCTCAACGGGTGTCAACCGTGGACAAGATACTACACCTGCAGACTTTACCTGAAG ATTGCCGACGAGCCCCCGCCCCTGAGAGAGATCCCACCGGACTGTAGCCCTCTCACCGCTGAAGTTCTCAAGGCGGGACTCCAAAAGGATCCGGTCAAGAGAGCATCAGCATCTGACCTGAAAGAAAAAGCCCTCAGAGCTCTGAAAGAAG TTGGAGGACTCACCAGCCCAGCGAGGGGACCCCACACAGAGCCCCTGTACGTCGTCAACAAATCCCCAGACTCGCTGCAACTCATCAACAGCAGTATCGACTATGACGACGAGGAGAAGGAACGTCAGGAGTCCGTCGAGGACTTGATCACAgcggagaggaagacaaagggactcgatgaggaggaggaagaagaggagggtgatTCAAAACGCTGTTTGCAGTTCTGTCCACAGACGCTGATCCATGAGCCAAACCACAAGAGAGGCAACAAAATAACAACGGTGTCTGAACTTGAGCTACGTAAACTGGAGCGAG atttCTACCTGAGCAGTCTGTCCCAGCCGCAGTCTGCTGAGATGCAGGTGCAGCTCTTGTCTTGTCTCAGCAGTGAAGCTTATTCAAACTGGGAACCGTGGGACAAAAAG GACTCTGGCCGCTGGTCCCTGAGCCCAGGAGACGACTTCAGCTCCGGTGTCTTCTCCTACAACAGTCAGCCGGATGTGCAGGTCTTCAGCATGGATTTGCTGGGTCACACACAGCTACCACAACCCTGTTGTTTTGAAG GGGTGGATGTCTGCATCAGAGACTTCAGCAGGAGAAGCATCCGGATCAGAGAGACACGCCGGGTGAAGGTGGGCCACATCGCCACAGGGATTAGTGATCAG atctctGAGAGAGTGTTCACTCTGGAGACGCAGGAGGGACAGCGGATCGCTCATGATGAGGAGGTGCAGGAATCGGGTCTGGAACTCTGCTGTGTTCCTGCTCCAGACTTCAGCCACgcctggaggtggaggatcAGAGACGGAGTTCTGGAGACAAGATAG
- the map3k14a gene encoding mitogen-activated protein kinase kinase kinase 14 isoform X2: MTGYTERERGSQLRLASVDPADEMAVRQRIFNSTAPFSGSPQAELKGSYPSCSAADQETEEEEEEEEGKDSKMGYPHFSPLLNKLLTHGTAEQVGEMPLKTSIFIAQAECETQDSQEFSPSCFERSFVPSPNCFTSSLPSEHNNVACPTTASVQGPGSSSAQIRPRKKTRRRQKRKVKKREPGTNEKQQHRHRMLSGVPEQESGSSLVQILEESSLGGRSCSSVESSEEQDLRGPPLYSRQIYNTGSGCSPLNWRDQVCGPLSSVRSLGQDSDSDSLSSLGDCSLALAGLRGSVSQGDPCYARPFFNAVERDAREEADELDELSAADSVSNEGIIFYNDKIQPVDSEYKEGREFILSNFIKEGSYGEVHSAQDVNTGFRFAVKKIALKRFSSEEVGAWSALRSPCVVELFGVIREGTNVVLFMDHKSGSLGQLIAERGRLPEDLSLHYHSQVLTGLEYLVKKKVVHLDIKADNVLLSEDGRDSFLCDFGHAERLDNQGQSLSGSNDMKGTETHMAPEIVKGEPRGAKADVWSSCCMLLHALNGCQPWTRYYTCRLYLKIADEPPPLREIPPDCSPLTAEVLKAGLQKDPVKRASASDLKEKALRALKEVGGLTSPARGPHTEPLYVVNKSPDSLQLINSSIDYDDEEKERQESVEDLITAERKTKGLDEEEEEEEGDSKRCLQFCPQTLIHEPNHKRGNKITTVSELELRKLERDFYLSSLSQPQSAEMQVQLLSCLSSEAYSNWEPWDKKDSGRWSLSPGDDFSSGVFSYNSQPDVQVFSMDLLGHTQLPQPCCFEGVDVCIRDFSRRSIRIRETRRVKVGHIATGISDQISERVFTLETQEGQRIAHDEEVQESGLELCCVPAPDFSHAWRWRIRDGVLETR; this comes from the exons ATGACAGGTTATACAGAGCGGGAGAGGGGATCGCAGCTCAGACTGGCCTCCGTCG ATCCAGCAGATGAAATGGCGGTGAGGCAGAGGATTTTCAACTCGACAGCGCCGTTCTCCGGGTCGCCCCAGGCCGAGCTGAAGGGGTCCTACCCATCATGCTCAGCGGCCGAccaggagacggaggaggaggaggaggaggaggaggggaaggacaGCAAAATGGGCTACCCACATTTCAGCCCTTTACTAAATAAACTCTTGACACATGGAACTGCCGAGCAAGTGGGCGAAATGCCACTGAAGACCTCCATTTTCATCGCTCAGGCTGAAT GCGAAACCCAGGACTCCCAGGAGTTTAGTCCATCTTGTTTTGAACGATCCTTCGTTCCCTCCCCCAACTGCTTCACCAGCAG TCTTCCCTCGGAGCACAACAATGTCGCCTGCCCAACAACAGCCTCCGTCCAGGGGCCGGGCAGCTCGTCCGCTCAGATCAGACCCAGGAAAAAGACCAGGAGGAGACAGAAGCGCAAGGTGAAGAAAAGAGAGCCGGGGACAAACGAGAAGCAGCAACACAGACACCGAATGCTTTCTGGAGTCCCTGAACAGGAGAGTGGAAGTTCTCTTGTCCAGATCCTG GAGGAGTCGTCGCTCGGcgggagaagctgcagcagcgtcGAAAGCTCCGAGGAGCAGGACCTCCGAGGGCCTCCTCTCTACAGCCGACAGATTTACAACACAGGCTCCGGCTGCTCTCCTCTGAACTGGAGGGACCAGGTGTGCGGCCCCCTCTCCAGCGTCCGCTCCCTCGGCCAGGACAGCGACTCGGACTCGCTCAGCAGTTTGGGAGACTGCTCGCTGGCCCTCGCCGGCCTCAGGGGCAGTGTCAGTCAGGGGGACCCCTGCTACGCTAGGCCCTTTTTCAACGCCGTGGAGAGGGACGCGAGAGAAGAAGCAGATGAATTAGATGAGCTCTCAGCGGCCGACTCTGTCAGCAACGAGGGAATAATCTTTTACAATGAC aaAATTCAACCTGTAGACTCAGAGTACAAGGAAGGGAGGGAGTTCATCCTCTCCAATTTTATCAAGGAAGGCTCCTACGGAGAAGTGCACAGTGCTCAAGATGTCAACACAGGCTTCAGATTTGCTGTTAAAAAG ATCGCCTTGAAGAGGTTCAGCAGCGAGGAGGTGGGTGCGTGGAGTGCCCTCAGATCTCCTTGCGTGGTGGAGCTGTTCGGGGTGATCAGAGAGGGGACGAATGTTGTCCTCTTCATGGACCACAAATCTG gctCTCTTGGCCAGCTGATCGCTGAGCGCGGCCGGCTGCCAGAGGATTTAAGTCTCCACTACCACTCACAAGTCCTAACAGGGCTGGAGTACTTGGTGAAGAAAAAAGTGGTTCACCTCGACATTAAAG CTGACAATGTGTTGCTGTCGGAGGACGGTCGAGACTCCTTCCTGTGCGACTTTGGACACGCAGAGAGACTTGACAATCAGGGACAGAGCCTCAGTGGGTCCAACG ACATGAAGGGCACAGAGACCCACATGGCCCCTGAGATCGTCAAAGGGGAACCCCGCGGAGCCAAAGCAGATgtgtggagcagctgctgtaTGTTACTGCACGCGCTCAACGGGTGTCAACCGTGGACAAGATACTACACCTGCAGACTTTACCTGAAG ATTGCCGACGAGCCCCCGCCCCTGAGAGAGATCCCACCGGACTGTAGCCCTCTCACCGCTGAAGTTCTCAAGGCGGGACTCCAAAAGGATCCGGTCAAGAGAGCATCAGCATCTGACCTGAAAGAAAAAGCCCTCAGAGCTCTGAAAGAAG TTGGAGGACTCACCAGCCCAGCGAGGGGACCCCACACAGAGCCCCTGTACGTCGTCAACAAATCCCCAGACTCGCTGCAACTCATCAACAGCAGTATCGACTATGACGACGAGGAGAAGGAACGTCAGGAGTCCGTCGAGGACTTGATCACAgcggagaggaagacaaagggactcgatgaggaggaggaagaagaggagggtgatTCAAAACGCTGTTTGCAGTTCTGTCCACAGACGCTGATCCATGAGCCAAACCACAAGAGAGGCAACAAAATAACAACGGTGTCTGAACTTGAGCTACGTAAACTGGAGCGAG atttCTACCTGAGCAGTCTGTCCCAGCCGCAGTCTGCTGAGATGCAGGTGCAGCTCTTGTCTTGTCTCAGCAGTGAAGCTTATTCAAACTGGGAACCGTGGGACAAAAAG GACTCTGGCCGCTGGTCCCTGAGCCCAGGAGACGACTTCAGCTCCGGTGTCTTCTCCTACAACAGTCAGCCGGATGTGCAGGTCTTCAGCATGGATTTGCTGGGTCACACACAGCTACCACAACCCTGTTGTTTTGAAG GGGTGGATGTCTGCATCAGAGACTTCAGCAGGAGAAGCATCCGGATCAGAGAGACACGCCGGGTGAAGGTGGGCCACATCGCCACAGGGATTAGTGATCAG atctctGAGAGAGTGTTCACTCTGGAGACGCAGGAGGGACAGCGGATCGCTCATGATGAGGAGGTGCAGGAATCGGGTCTGGAACTCTGCTGTGTTCCTGCTCCAGACTTCAGCCACgcctggaggtggaggatcAGAGACGGAGTTCTGGAGACAAGATAG